AGTACCGCTGCGCATTATCTCTCCAGGCCGTGTATACCGTAACGATTACGACCAAACGCACACACCAATGTTCCATCAGGTTGAAGGCCTTATGGTGGCAGAGAACGTTAACTTTGCTGAGTTAAAAGGTATTTTGCACGACTTCCTACGTAATTTCTTCGAAGAAGATTTACAAGTGCGCTTCCGTCCATCTTACTTCCCATTCACAGAACCATCAGCTGAAGTTGATGTGATGGGCAAAAATGGTAAATGGTTAGAAGTATTGGGCTGCGGAATGGTGCATCCAAATGTGCTTCGCAGTGTGGGTATCGACCCTGAGAAATACTCTGGTTTTGCTTTCGGTATGGGCGTTGAGCGTTTAACTATGCTGCGCTACGGCGTCAACGATTTACGCGCCTTCTTCGAGAACGACTTACGTTTCCTTAAGCAATTCAAATAACGGAGCAATAAACAGATGAAATTTAGTGAATCTTGGCTTCGTGAGTGGGTAAACCCACAAGTAAGCCGCGACGAATTATCACACCAAATCACCATGGCCGGCCTTGAAGTAGACGGCGTTGACGGCGTTGCTGCTGAGTTTAGTGGCGTTGTTGTTGGTGAAGTGGTTGAGTGTGGTCAGCATCCAGATGCAGACAAGCTGCGTGTAACCAAAATTAATGTTGGTGAAGACGAATTAATCGACATCGTATGTGGTGCGCCAAACTGCCGTCAGGGCTTAAAAGTAGCAGTTGCTATGGTTGGTGCAGTGCTACCTGGCGACTTTAAAATTAAGAAAGCCAAACTACGCGGTCAGCCATCTTTTGGCATGCTGTGTTCATACGGTGAGTTAGGTATTGATATCGAAAGTGACGGCATTATCGAGCTGCCACTAGATGCGCCAATCGGCACTGATGTTCGTGAGTACCTAGATCTAAACGATGCCATTATTGATGTAGACCTTACCGCGAACCGTGCAGACTGTTTAGGTATGGTTGGTCTTGCGCGCGAAGTCGGTGTACTTAACCGCGCTGAAGTAACAGAGCCTAGCTGGCAAGCGGTTGAAGCTTCAATCGATGCGCCAGTGAGCATTGAAGTTAAGGCGCCAGAAGCTTGTGGTCGCTACCTTGGTCGTGTGGTCAAAAACGTCGATGTTAAAGCGCCAACACCACTTTGGATGCAAGAAAAATTGCGCCGCAGCGGTATTCGCTCAATTGATCCAATTGTTGATATCACCAACTATGTACTGATTGAATTTGGTCAACCAATGCATGCCTTTGACCTAGCAACCTTAGATGGTGGCATTACGGTTCGTTATGGCTCGGGTGAAGAAAAGCTAACTTTACTCGATGGTAATGAAATCACTGTACCTAGCAATACCCTAGTGATTGCTGACGACAACAAGCCTGTTGCATTGGCGGGTGTATTTGGTGGTGAAGCAACCGGCGTTACCACTGAAACCAAAGATATTTTATTAGAGTGCGCTTTCTTCGCGCCTTTAGCGATTCTTGGTAAAGCACGTAGCCTAGGCTTGCACACTGACTCTTCACACCGTTTTGAGCGCGGCGTTGACCCTGAGCTACAGCACAAGGTGATGGACCGTGCCACTCGCCTGGTACTTGATATTTGCGGTGGTGAAGCTGGTCAAGTTGTTGAGGCGGTATCGCAAGATCACTTACCAAAAGCGGCTAACATTCAGCTTCGCCGTGAAAAGCTAGATAAAAAGCTAGGTCACCATATTCCTGATGCTGATGTGACTGAAATTCTTGAGCGTTTAGGCTTTAGTGTTGCTTTTGAGCAAGGCGTGTGGAATGTCACTACAGCGACTTACCGTTTTGATATGGCAATCGAAGAAGATTTGATTGAAGAAGTTGCCCGTATCTATGGTTACAACAACATTCCTAATATTGCACCTGTTGCTGCACTTAACATGTCAGATCATAAAGAAGCTGATATGCCGCTTAAGCGTGTACGCGACTTACTGGTAGCTCGTGGCTTCCAAGAAGCAATTACTTACAGTTTTGTTGACCCTAAACTGCAAGCGCTTGTTCACGCAGAGCAAGAAGCGATGGTGTTACCAAATCCAATTTCCGTTGAAATGTCAGCAATGCGCTTGTCTATGTTCACCGGTCTTTTAGCGGCCGTTGGTCACAATCAAAGCCGCCAGCAAGGGCGCGTGCGCTTATTTGAGTCTGGTCTGCGTTTTATTCCTGATGAGCAAGCCGATTCAGGTGTTCGCCAGCAAGCTATGCTAGGTGCCGTTATTTCTGGTAATCAGAACGATGAACACTGGTCAATGGAGTCAAAAACTGTTGATTTCTTTGACTTAAAAGGTGACTTAGAAGCAATTATGGGCTTGACAGCAGCTGATTCTGAATTTAGTTTTAGAGCAGCAACACATCCTGCACTACATCCAGGACAATGTGCTGAAATCTTAAGAAATAATCGAGTCATTGGTCACATTGGTGCGCTTCATCCGA
This DNA window, taken from Shewanella maritima, encodes the following:
- the pheT gene encoding phenylalanine--tRNA ligase subunit beta; the protein is MKFSESWLREWVNPQVSRDELSHQITMAGLEVDGVDGVAAEFSGVVVGEVVECGQHPDADKLRVTKINVGEDELIDIVCGAPNCRQGLKVAVAMVGAVLPGDFKIKKAKLRGQPSFGMLCSYGELGIDIESDGIIELPLDAPIGTDVREYLDLNDAIIDVDLTANRADCLGMVGLAREVGVLNRAEVTEPSWQAVEASIDAPVSIEVKAPEACGRYLGRVVKNVDVKAPTPLWMQEKLRRSGIRSIDPIVDITNYVLIEFGQPMHAFDLATLDGGITVRYGSGEEKLTLLDGNEITVPSNTLVIADDNKPVALAGVFGGEATGVTTETKDILLECAFFAPLAILGKARSLGLHTDSSHRFERGVDPELQHKVMDRATRLVLDICGGEAGQVVEAVSQDHLPKAANIQLRREKLDKKLGHHIPDADVTEILERLGFSVAFEQGVWNVTTATYRFDMAIEEDLIEEVARIYGYNNIPNIAPVAALNMSDHKEADMPLKRVRDLLVARGFQEAITYSFVDPKLQALVHAEQEAMVLPNPISVEMSAMRLSMFTGLLAAVGHNQSRQQGRVRLFESGLRFIPDEQADSGVRQQAMLGAVISGNQNDEHWSMESKTVDFFDLKGDLEAIMGLTAADSEFSFRAATHPALHPGQCAEILRNNRVIGHIGALHPSLEKPFGLNGKTIVFELELDALLQSSLPLAQAVSKFPANRRDIAVVVDENISATDVMNLIRKVGENQLVGLNLFDVYQGKGVESGKKSLAIALTLQDITRTLEEKDITETMDSVVSALKTEFNASLRD